One Polyodon spathula isolate WHYD16114869_AA chromosome 38, ASM1765450v1, whole genome shotgun sequence genomic window, gGTACTTCATGGGTATCAAGGACACTTGTCACTAGCTTTACAAGATGAATAAATTAGTTTTACTTTCACATAAACTGACGCAAACTGAAAGACAAGGAGGCCGTTACTTTAGCGTGCCAAGTTTAACTCTGTGCCTCACAATGCTTCCTGTGGAAGACACCACAGTGTAGGTAgttagatagagagagagagagagagcacaacaCACTTCCTCATCTACTGCATTCATCTTCTATAGATCAACAGAAACACAAAATGGAATTCAGATCTGTGATGCGGTTTTTAGGACTCCTGTATTTCGCAGTCACAGGTAAGTTACTTTTGGTGGATCTTAACGTTAATTTCCTTATCGAATCTACAAGGGCTagcactatatatacatatatatatatatatctatacagcGTTTTACAGTTGAGTATTACCGGCCAGCATCTTAATTTGAATTCCAGTAAAGAAGAACAAATACATCAGACACCTATGGAAGAGTTATCTGGCACGCCTGCCTCATGCACATGCTGCAAGATTTTCCActgaagcaataaaacaaaatctctgTTACTGGCCACAGAAAGTAATTTGATTACAGTAAAGTGTTTACAGTAATACCATAAGTTACTTCAAAAAAGTAATGTGATTACAAGTAACTCGTTATTGTAATGTATTACTTTAACAAACCTGCTAGACAAAGTGCGATTGAGAGTGTGTGAAGAATTTGTAGGAACAATCAAGGCAGTGCACTGGGAGCTGTGCTTAAAAAGGGGTTCTTTAAAGGATCAGACCACCTTTTAAAGCCTTCTGatgagtttattaaaataaatatggttaAATATAACTCATGTATGCGTTGCTtgggttaataaaacaaaacagagggTGTTATCTGTTGAGAGAGTTGCCGTTAAGCTGAGCCACACCCTGCTCCTGTGGTTCCATTATAAACAGAACCTAGCAAGGCTTGGAGtttcaattatttattgaaatgcatttgtgAACTCTATGCAAAGtgccttatttattattttatttatttccattaagTGTTTTGACCATTGACAtattattgaaatgtaattattatctGGATGAAATTGCgaataatatatttgtatatcaaaaaagaaaaaggtaatgtcggggaataattgataaaaaataaataaataaaagtgctttCCCGAATGTTATCAGTTATTCACATGTTGTGTTCCTACGTGACCTTTTTCTTTCTGATTTGGTTCCTTTTGGTAGACAGGACTTCAAACACTCCTTCCCTTGTgtaccatgtggccaggggtcGATTGACAATAAATCAtccaatcaacacctggccacactCCACATTTCTCCAATCAAACAATTGATCGAACAATTAAACCATGCCATGTGGCTGTACAAAGGGTGGCCATCCAACATCTTAATTAAGATGGCCGCCAGCCATCAAactctcttacacacacacacacgcaataataagtgtactgcactgtgtttacttttctttctacacagctgaagaagtgCTTGAGATGACAACAGTGGGTTTTTAGAGAATTATTAGAAGGTAGAAAAATATCAAAGAgtagataaataaaaagtaaaatatcaagAACAGTAGTTTTGCATTAATAATGCTGAGTCTATGATTAGTTAACAATGTTCCTTGGAAGCTACAGTGTAAAATAACCCTAATTTGTCTCTTTTAGGAGCTGCTTCTGCTGGCTGTGATGTGAATATCGACCCCTCTAGAGTCGTGGTGAGATTTGGAGACCCAGTGACTGTCAACTGCTCCACAACACGAGAAGATGTAATGGGGGCTGGCTGGGAGTCTTCTATTAACCCTGTGAATGAACCAAATAGTACAGCAGTAGTCTGGAATGTCAGCAGCCTCACTGTTTGGGATGTAGAGCCAAAATGCTTAATAAACTACAGGAATGAAACCCGTCAGTGTGCAGGAAAACTGGATTTGGTCATTTACAGTAAGAGACTTTCATAACATTAATTTGACCTTTTGCTGCcagtttatatgtatataaagtatatttaaCTTTGTACCGTGTTATCTGAAAAAGGgcataaataataacattgtagctTATCAATAAAATcatgagttttcagtttatcaattacttttcttcattattttatatatattactttcaCCCTGGTAAGGTAGCAGACCTGGTCCGTCACATTTGTAGCGTACATTGAAAATCAATTTAACTCAACTCCGACTTAACTGGGTTTACACTGTTTATTGTTCATTTGCAGAGTACCCAGAAAGCGTCTCCCTCATCGCTCCTGAGTTTATGAAGATCGGTGTAGAATCTAATATAACGTGCCAGGTCCTAGATGTGGCTCCTGCCAGATATCTCAGTGTGAAGCTGTATAAGGGAGATGAAGAGCTTGGGAATAGAAGCTTTACTCATGACTCCACACGGTTTCCTGTGAATGCAAGTGTCCCCTTTCCAGTAACACCGACCAGAGCAGACAATGGATCCGAGTACACTTGTGTAGCAGAGCTTCAATTGGGACCAGGAGAACCAATACAAAATTCATCTCTCCCTTTCAGAATGCTTCCAATTGGTAAGTCTTTAGAAACTCTTTCCCTGTTTGTAATATAGTTTCCGTGTCCTTCAGGCAAGGGCAATCAGCAACCAATTTTCTAATCAAGTATTGGACAATTGGCTAATAAACGCCATGCAAGAAAACTATTATAAAGAAGCTAGAAGACATACAATGTTTTTCATTAGATTGTGAATTTCTCTTTACACAACAGCTGTCATCAGAAGGAAAGCATTTGTTAATAGGCAGTTAGCTGCATGAGGAGTGAGGCATCAAGGAGATTCATCAATCAGTAAATATTACAACGAGGTTGTCAACATTAAAACCAATGGCAGTCAATAATCAACGAATGAGTTAAAACACACCAGCAACAATCATCTCAAAGCAGCAAATCGAAGCATCAGTTAAAGCTAAGGGTCCCGTAGACAGTCATGTTTAGGGACTATTTCCTCCTGCTATGACATGAGTGCTGGACTAggagaaaaataactaaatatgtaATCTCTCCCATACACAGTAACTCCAACGGGTGAGTCTTGGCAATCCTGTATACCTGTGCCATGAAATAGCTATCAATAAGAAGCAGCAAAAGAAGAGATGACAACAGTGGGTTTTTAGAGAATTATTAGAAGGTAGAAAAATATCAAAGAATATCTGTGAGGGTCTGTGTGATGTATTACAATTCTTTTGTCAAGAATACAGTAGTTTTGCATTAATAATACTAAGTCTATGATTAGTTAACAATGTTCCTTGGAAGCTACAgtgtaaaataacaataatttatctCTTTtaggagctgctgctgctggctgTGATGTGAATATCGACCCCTCTAGAGTCGTGGTGAGATTTGGAGACCCAGTGACTGTCAACTGCTCCACAACACGAGAAGATGTATTGGGGGCTGGCTGGGAGGCTTCTGTTAACCATGTGAATGAACCGAATAGTGCAACAGCAGTTTGGAATGTCAGCAGCCTCACTGTTTGGGATGCAGAgccaaaatgttttataaactgcAGGAGTGAACCCCGTCAGTGTGTGGAAAAACTGGATTTGGTCATTTACAGTAAGAGACTTTCATAACATTAATTTGACATTTACCATGTAAGTGCAGTTGACATTAAATGGGTCATGTCAAGATAGTATACCTaactatttctaccatgctatctgaaaaAAAGGCATAGATCAAAACATTGTagcttattattaaaataatgagttttcagtttatcaattacttttcttattatatatatatatatatatatatatatatatatatatatatatatatatatatatatatatatatatatattaactctGACTCATATTGCTGCACACAGCAAACTTAACTGGGTTTACACTGTTTATTGTTCATTTGCAGAGTTTCCAGAAAGCGTCTCCCTCATCGCTCCTGAGTTTATGAAGATCGGTGTAGAATCTAATATAACGTGCCAGGTCCTAGATGTGGCTCCTGCCAGATATCTCAGTGTGAAGCTGTATAAGGGAGATGAAGAGCTTGGGAATAGAAGCTTTACTCATGACTCCACACGGTTTCCGGTGAATGCAAGCGTCCCCTTTCCAGTAACACCGACCAGAGCAGACAATGGATCCGAGTACACTTGTGTGGCAGAGCTTCAATTGGGACCAGGAGAACCAATACAAAATTCATCTCTCCCGTTCAGAATGCTTCCAATTGGTAAGTCTTTAGAAACTCTTTCCCTGTTTGTGATATAGTTTCCATGTctagtgctaatcaaggtctgtgaccTAACCAGTCAGTTTGTAAATGAACTGAAAGTCTTTCATTGCTGCCATTGATCTAACTAACCCCATTGTCCCCTGTTAAAGGCAAGCTTACACAGTGCTCTTGCAGTCTTCTCATTCCCCTGCCAGTAACAGTGTGGCCATACCTGGTGCAAGACAAAGGTCAGCTATGAACAGCCCGGCTCTAACACGGGCAACCCCAGATCTAAAACGACACCGAGTGCCACAACACTGACCGCGTGCTCTTGTTGTTCTTTGTGATTGTTCTCATTGTGCATGTCATGAAACCCAGGGATTGTACACACATCTCAAAGGCAATAGTACATTAGCAGTATGGTATATTTTAACTGGATGTTCAGGTCTGTTTCTTGTATTGTAGATTTTGAAGAGCAACCAATCCTTACTGTATCAGAAAATGTAGAAGTCAACCAGACATCTACAGTGAGATGCGAGCTTAAAAATGCCTTCCCAGCTGAAGAAGTCCAAGCAAAGCtgctgataaataataaaattcacacaGAGCGCTCCAACATGGACAATGTGTATGTTGAAGAAAGTTTTACTCTGGATTCTGCTGAACCTGCAATGATTGAATGTCATGTGTCTCTCAGATCTTTGtctaaaagcacaaataaaactaTTCAAGGCTACGGTAAGTAAAAACATTGTCCCAGTATTTTTACATCTCTGTGctcttttatacaaaataaactcaCCAATTTGTAAGTCATTATTTCTCAAGCTTACAAACATGTCGAACAATTGGCAAAATTGGTGATATGTTTAAAGGGCAAAACACACTGTAAGAACACTTTTAAACATGACTTGTTGAGCAAATGGCTAGCGAGAACCTAACCCCCTGTAACTGGCTCCAGTTTACAAATCTGTCTGTAAACTATGAAGAGTCAGTCTTCCTCCTGTATTCCAGCCTGGTATAATTCTGTAGCTATGCCACTGCTAGAGGACCAGATGAAGAGATTCTGAAATGGTGTACTGTACTAACATGTGTGTCTTGTTGCAGTGCTACCAGAGCCCACCGTTCACACTGAGGCTGTACTAGTAAATCATACAGGGATTGTTAcatgcagtgtgaatggctcAGTCCCAGAAACTGCAACCCAAAGGCTGCTCCTCAACGGTTTTCCTGTAAATGAATCTCACAATAGTGCACCCGCACAGTACGTGTTTAAAGCTGAGAAAGAGCTCAACGGAAAAGTGATTACTTGTGAGACTGAGCTGAATTTAGCTGCTGCATCTGTTAAGAAAAACCAAAGTGCCACCTTGAGTGTTTTGTGTAAGTATACAGTATGCcattgtttgcatgtgtgtgtgtgtgttgttgttcaaGCTTTCCAATGCACAGgtgaaagttctgaggtttataatatccccttcagtcacggttttttattgacattgttagaaattttaaaacagtttgtgtgaactctatggagtttgagaagttgctcTGCTAAAACatttatgcattataaaataga contains:
- the LOC121304590 gene encoding intercellular adhesion molecule 3-like, which produces MEFRSVMRFLGLLYFAVTGAASAGCDVNIDPSRVVVRFGDPVTVNCSTTREDVMGAGWESSINPVNEPNSTAVVWNVSSLTVWDVEPKCLINYRNETRQCAGKLDLVIYKYPESVSLIAPEFMKIGVESNITCQVLDVAPARYLSVKLYKGDEELGNRSFTHDSTRFPVNASVPFPVTPTRADNGSEYTCVAELQLGPGEPIQNSSLPFRMLPIGAAAAGCDVNIDPSRVVVRFGDPVTVNCSTTREDVLGAGWEASVNHVNEPNSATAVWNVSSLTVWDAEPKCFINCRSEPRQCVEKLDLVIYKFPESVSLIAPEFMKIGVESNITCQVLDVAPARYLSVKLYKGDEELGNRSFTHDSTRFPVNASVPFPVTPTRADNGSEYTCVAELQLGPGEPIQNSSLPFRMLPIDFEEQPILTVSENVEVNQTSTVRCELKNAFPAEEVQAKLLINNKIHTERSNMDNVYVEESFTLDSAEPAMIECHVSLRSLSKSTNKTIQGYVLPEPTVHTEAVLVNHTGIVTCSVNGSVPETATQRLLLNGFPVNESHNSAPAQYVFKAEKELNGKVITCETELNLAAASVKKNQSATLSVLYPPTIKTRFPASKDLKEGEKLSSHFDCEAEGNPPPKTVWLKDSKEFDSSKILMRGDGGVYQLKTVNKLGSATATVTVTVGYEPSVINPAEESVPVVKGDSVVFNCTAEAIPSPTYTWKHPEADNVNTTTRDNVSTLTITGVSSSNEGVYECHAWNIHGNSTRKVTVIVIDYLLPLIAGVAALFVLLILILIIVLYRMYYKRHKTGEYSLKAGKPSSANGSMAHNGKGAEEIPLTPI